A genomic window from Anthocerotibacter panamensis C109 includes:
- a CDS encoding ABC transporter permease, translating into MPRWSRYFEVLKLFWSTALAAELEYRANFVLASISSSGNLLGSIFGLFLFYQKGNTFQGWTWEEAFLVLGVFTLLEGFSNTFLGPNLNKIVQHVQQGTLDFVLLKPISSQFWLSTRTLSPWGLPDLLFGLGMIGYAGGRLGLGVGDYLAGLVPLSFGLAILYSLWFILGATSIWFVKIYNVTEVLRGLLEAGRYPMAAYPAAYRFFFTFVVPVAFLTTVPAEVFLGRSQLLLLLEAGGLAGGLLLFAHRFWSFALRYYTSASS; encoded by the coding sequence ATGCCACGCTGGTCTCGCTATTTTGAGGTATTAAAGCTCTTTTGGAGTACAGCCCTCGCTGCCGAACTGGAGTACCGAGCCAACTTTGTCCTCGCTTCTATCAGCAGTTCTGGAAATCTGTTGGGGAGTATTTTCGGGCTGTTCTTGTTCTACCAGAAGGGGAATACTTTTCAGGGCTGGACCTGGGAAGAAGCCTTCCTCGTCTTGGGGGTCTTCACGCTGCTAGAGGGCTTCTCCAACACGTTCCTCGGGCCAAATTTAAATAAAATCGTGCAGCATGTGCAGCAGGGGACGCTAGATTTTGTCCTGCTCAAGCCAATCAGTTCGCAGTTTTGGCTCTCGACGCGCACGCTCTCGCCTTGGGGCTTGCCGGACCTGCTCTTTGGGCTGGGCATGATTGGTTATGCGGGAGGACGGTTGGGGCTGGGCGTTGGGGATTACCTAGCCGGACTGGTACCGCTGAGCTTTGGCCTTGCGATCCTCTACAGTCTTTGGTTTATCCTGGGTGCGACTAGTATCTGGTTCGTCAAGATCTATAACGTCACAGAGGTCCTGCGGGGGCTCCTCGAAGCGGGGCGTTACCCGATGGCGGCCTACCCCGCCGCCTACCGCTTCTTCTTTACTTTTGTAGTCCCGGTCGCATTTCTGACGACGGTCCCTGCCGAAGTATTCCTCGGGCGTTCGCAACTCTTGCTCTTGCTGGAGGCAGGGGGGCTCGCGGGGGGGCTCCTCCTCTTCGCTCACCGTTTCTGGAGCTTTGCGCTGCGCTACTATACCAGTGCTTCTAGCTAA
- a CDS encoding ABC transporter permease: MKDFWRKATTLLRVQYAYMVEYRAELLLWALSGSLPLILLGVWTQAAQRGQLGLSSLDFARYFLSVFIVRQLTVIWVVWEFEQQVVQGKLSPRLLLPIDPVWEHVASHVAERLARLPFIVGLAALFFVLYPGAFWIPSLGKFLLFLLVVASTFVLRFLMQYTFALFSFWTERASAIEEVWMIPYLFLSGLIAPLEVFPPLVREIALWLPFPYLVHFPASILVGLPVDVGRGLLVMLGWGGVFLVLNRWLWKKGLKQYSGMGA, from the coding sequence ATGAAAGATTTTTGGCGCAAAGCCACAACCCTCCTCAGGGTCCAGTACGCCTATATGGTCGAGTACCGGGCGGAACTACTCCTGTGGGCACTCTCGGGCAGTCTGCCCCTCATCCTATTGGGGGTGTGGACTCAGGCGGCCCAACGCGGGCAATTGGGGCTGAGTTCCCTAGACTTTGCCCGCTATTTCCTGAGCGTCTTTATCGTACGGCAACTCACTGTGATCTGGGTGGTCTGGGAATTTGAGCAGCAAGTCGTCCAGGGTAAACTCTCACCGCGCCTGCTGCTGCCCATTGACCCGGTCTGGGAACATGTGGCCTCCCATGTAGCCGAACGCTTGGCTCGTCTGCCCTTCATCGTCGGGTTAGCTGCGCTCTTCTTTGTCCTCTATCCCGGAGCCTTCTGGATACCCAGCCTCGGGAAATTCTTGCTCTTTTTGTTGGTTGTGGCGAGTACGTTTGTGCTGCGTTTCTTGATGCAGTACACCTTTGCGCTGTTCTCGTTTTGGACGGAGCGCGCCAGTGCTATCGAAGAAGTGTGGATGATTCCCTATCTCTTCTTGTCGGGTTTGATTGCGCCTTTGGAGGTTTTCCCGCCCTTGGTCCGTGAAATCGCGCTTTGGTTGCCCTTTCCTTATCTGGTGCACTTTCCGGCGAGCATCCTGGTCGGGTTGCCGGTAGATGTGGGGCGGGGGCTGTTGGTGATGCTTGGTTGGGGGGGAGTGTTCTTGGTTTTAAATCGCTGGCTATGGAAGAAGGGCCTCAAGCAGTATTCGGGGATGGGAGCTTAA
- a CDS encoding ABC transporter ATP-binding protein — MIVVEQLGKSYPVAVKEPGLKGTLTHFFRRTYRTIQAVQNVTFTIHPGEIVGFLGPNGAGKTTTLKMLTGLIYPSSGRVRVAGYDPFRREPAFLRQITLVMGQKQQLLWDLPALDSLQINAAVYGITAREFQKRLAELSAMLDLGAKLTQPVRKLSLGERMKAELLAALLHQPQVLFLDEPTLGLDVNAQVSVREFLREYNRRYGATMLLTSHYMADITALCERVLVIYQGQLIYDGGLEGLLERFAPCREVKVELAQPHALEKLSYYGNVKSIEGPVVRFLVQREHLTQTVSRLLADLKVLDLTVTDPPIEEVIGQVFSQGTLS; from the coding sequence ATTATTGTGGTCGAGCAGTTGGGGAAGAGCTATCCTGTAGCGGTTAAAGAACCTGGACTCAAGGGCACGCTGACCCACTTTTTTCGACGCACCTACCGCACGATCCAGGCCGTCCAGAATGTCACCTTCACGATCCACCCCGGTGAAATCGTCGGGTTTTTAGGCCCTAACGGGGCCGGTAAGACCACGACCCTAAAAATGCTCACCGGGCTCATCTATCCCTCTAGTGGGCGGGTCCGCGTCGCCGGATACGATCCCTTCCGGCGCGAACCTGCCTTTTTACGACAGATAACTCTGGTCATGGGTCAGAAACAGCAACTGCTCTGGGACCTGCCCGCCCTCGATTCACTCCAGATCAATGCCGCTGTCTACGGGATTACTGCGCGGGAATTTCAGAAGCGGCTTGCTGAACTCAGCGCTATGCTCGACCTCGGCGCGAAACTCACCCAACCGGTGCGTAAGCTCTCCCTCGGCGAACGGATGAAAGCCGAACTCCTTGCCGCCCTGCTGCACCAACCGCAAGTCCTCTTTCTCGATGAACCGACCTTGGGGTTGGATGTCAATGCTCAGGTCAGCGTCCGTGAGTTCCTCCGGGAATACAACCGTCGTTATGGAGCGACAATGCTCCTGACCAGCCACTATATGGCCGATATCACCGCTTTGTGTGAGCGTGTCCTCGTCATCTATCAGGGTCAACTCATCTATGACGGGGGCTTAGAGGGTCTCCTCGAACGCTTTGCCCCCTGCCGCGAAGTCAAAGTCGAACTCGCCCAACCCCACGCCCTCGAAAAACTCAGCTACTACGGCAACGTAAAATCCATCGAAGGCCCGGTGGTGCGCTTTTTGGTCCAACGAGAACACCTGACCCAGACGGTCTCACGCCTGTTAGCCGATCTTAAGGTTCTGGACTTGACGGTGACCGACCCACCCATCGAAGAAGTCATCGGCCAAGTCTTTAGTCAGGGGACCCTTTCATGA
- a CDS encoding amino acid permease yields the protein MAVSPGLRRTMTFIDGAALIVGTTIGSGIFASPGKVLDRVDSVGLALLVWVVAGVLSLAGALCYAELGSALPVSGGEYAYLSKTLGRPMGFMFTWTNFFVMKTGSQAIISIVFARYFGSVLLGLDLNTPNLDNDWRLKLLAIGAIALLTTINCIGVRWGAFVQVLFTGLKLAALIGIIALGFGVLFHPSGAAHFENAFVPFSGKDLGSSGLIGAFGVAMISALWAYDGWNNLNYVSEELKEPERNLPRAIIFGILGIMTVYILANVAYLAVLTPQEIVASKAVATELALRTLGPIGFVLIPLAVAASTFGSTNGSLLSGSRVFYAAARDGQFPRFLARLNPKTGVPTMALIVQGTWASILIIPGNFGTLVDYFGFAAWLIYGLAAIALMILRRQAPDLPRPYKVWPYPLIPVIFLTVSAFLVINLLLESPLQSFVALGFSLLALPVYYLFFRQK from the coding sequence ATGGCTGTCAGTCCTGGACTGCGTCGCACGATGACCTTTATCGATGGGGCTGCCCTAATAGTAGGGACAACTATTGGCTCAGGCATTTTTGCTAGCCCCGGTAAAGTCTTAGACCGCGTGGACTCGGTGGGGCTAGCGCTGTTGGTCTGGGTGGTAGCAGGAGTACTTTCGCTGGCGGGTGCCCTGTGCTATGCGGAATTGGGGTCGGCATTGCCGGTCTCCGGTGGGGAGTATGCCTACCTCTCCAAGACGCTGGGTCGTCCGATGGGTTTCATGTTTACCTGGACCAACTTCTTTGTAATGAAGACAGGTTCTCAGGCCATTATTAGCATTGTCTTCGCCCGCTACTTCGGCAGTGTCCTATTGGGTCTCGACCTGAATACGCCCAATCTGGACAACGACTGGCGACTGAAACTGCTGGCGATTGGTGCGATTGCCTTGCTGACTACGATTAACTGTATTGGGGTGCGTTGGGGCGCATTCGTTCAGGTACTCTTCACCGGGCTCAAACTAGCGGCCTTGATCGGCATTATCGCACTGGGTTTTGGTGTACTCTTCCATCCCAGCGGGGCGGCGCATTTTGAGAACGCCTTCGTCCCATTTTCCGGGAAAGATTTGGGCTCATCGGGGCTCATCGGGGCCTTCGGGGTCGCTATGATCTCTGCGCTTTGGGCCTATGACGGCTGGAATAACCTCAACTATGTCTCAGAAGAACTCAAGGAACCGGAGCGCAACCTGCCGCGAGCGATTATCTTCGGCATCCTGGGCATTATGACGGTCTATATCCTGGCAAATGTCGCCTATCTGGCGGTCCTCACCCCGCAGGAGATCGTCGCCTCGAAGGCAGTTGCTACGGAGTTAGCGCTACGCACGCTTGGTCCTATCGGTTTTGTGCTCATTCCGCTAGCGGTGGCGGCTTCGACTTTTGGTTCGACCAACGGTTCGCTGCTGTCGGGCTCTCGGGTCTTTTATGCAGCGGCACGAGACGGGCAGTTCCCCCGTTTTTTGGCACGGCTCAATCCCAAGACGGGCGTTCCGACGATGGCGCTGATCGTGCAGGGAACTTGGGCTAGTATCCTGATTATTCCGGGTAACTTCGGGACGTTAGTCGATTACTTTGGGTTTGCAGCATGGCTTATCTACGGTCTAGCCGCGATTGCTCTGATGATCCTGCGCAGACAAGCTCCCGACCTGCCCCGCCCTTACAAAGTCTGGCCCTATCCGCTCATCCCGGTTATTTTCCTGACAGTATCTGCTTTTTTGGTGATCAACTTGCTGCTTGAGTCTCCGTTGCAATCTTTTGTTGCTTTGGGCTTTAGCCTGCTGGCGTTGCCGGTGTACTATCTGTTTTTCCGGCAGAAGTGA
- the queC gene encoding 7-cyano-7-deazaguanine synthase QueC: MTQRKAVILLSGGLDSSAAIYWVRAQGYALYALSFDYQQRHQRELKAAHDIAEAVGVVEHQVVQFDLRQWGGSALTGEAKVPQDRSLEEMSGGIPVTYVPARNTIFLAFALSYAEAVGAQAVFIGAHIQDYSGYPDCRPDYLEAMAGVYRLGTKIGREGHPIQLIAPLLPMGKREIITLGDEYGVPWHLTYSCYVGEELACGHCDSCLLRRAAFRELGREDPVAYSS; this comes from the coding sequence ATGACCCAGCGCAAAGCGGTTATCCTCTTGAGTGGCGGACTCGACTCCAGTGCCGCTATCTACTGGGTGCGTGCCCAGGGCTATGCGCTTTATGCCCTTTCCTTCGACTACCAACAGCGCCACCAGCGGGAACTCAAAGCAGCGCACGATATTGCTGAGGCTGTAGGCGTAGTAGAGCATCAGGTGGTGCAGTTTGATCTCAGGCAGTGGGGGGGATCAGCGCTGACCGGGGAGGCCAAAGTGCCTCAGGACCGTTCGTTGGAAGAGATGAGCGGAGGGATTCCTGTGACCTATGTGCCTGCGCGCAATACGATTTTTCTGGCTTTCGCCTTGAGCTATGCAGAGGCTGTAGGGGCGCAAGCCGTGTTTATCGGAGCCCATATCCAGGACTACTCGGGCTATCCAGACTGCCGCCCTGACTATTTGGAGGCGATGGCTGGGGTCTATCGGTTGGGCACAAAAATTGGTCGAGAAGGGCATCCTATTCAGCTAATTGCCCCACTCCTGCCGATGGGCAAGCGCGAAATTATTACGTTGGGGGATGAATACGGGGTTCCCTGGCATCTGACCTACAGTTGTTATGTAGGCGAGGAACTAGCCTGCGGGCACTGCGACAGTTGCCTGTTGCGTCGGGCTGCGTTCCGGGAGTTGGGGCGCGAAGACCCGGTGGCCTATAGTTCTTGA
- a CDS encoding saccharopine dehydrogenase-like oxidoreductase encodes MEVIRVGVLGFGGLGQAAAMVLAPKQQMRLVAVADRGGWAYNPSGLPLAELLSAAKTKGTVAGIPEWGYEDSEGIARVIEQPVDGFFLALPNLPNTFMASVARQFMAAGWRGVLVDAIKRTSAVEQLLTLDEAFQQAGITYLTGCGATPGLLSAAAALASQSFAEVLSVKITFGVGISSWEQYRSTVREDIAHLPGYTVEKARAMTDAEIEALLDSTNGLITLENMEHADDVMLERIGVCPRDRVTVGGVVDTRNPKKPLSTNVQITGRTFEGRTSTHTFTLGDETSMAANVCGPAFGYLKTGISLHSRGIFGLLTSAEVMPGFVH; translated from the coding sequence ATGGAAGTAATCCGCGTTGGGGTTTTGGGCTTTGGAGGGTTAGGGCAAGCGGCGGCTATGGTCCTCGCCCCCAAACAACAGATGCGGCTGGTAGCTGTGGCTGACCGGGGGGGTTGGGCCTATAACCCGTCAGGATTGCCGCTTGCTGAACTACTGAGTGCAGCCAAGACCAAGGGGACGGTAGCCGGGATACCGGAATGGGGCTACGAGGACAGCGAAGGGATTGCCCGAGTCATAGAGCAGCCGGTGGATGGTTTTTTCCTGGCACTACCCAATCTGCCCAACACGTTTATGGCTTCGGTGGCTCGCCAGTTTATGGCTGCTGGTTGGCGGGGGGTGCTGGTAGATGCCATCAAGCGCACAAGCGCCGTAGAGCAATTGCTGACCTTAGATGAGGCGTTTCAACAAGCAGGGATCACCTATCTGACCGGATGTGGAGCGACTCCTGGGCTTTTGTCTGCGGCTGCGGCTTTGGCTAGCCAGAGTTTTGCCGAAGTCTTGAGCGTCAAGATTACCTTTGGGGTGGGCATCAGTTCCTGGGAGCAATACCGCTCAACCGTGCGCGAGGACATCGCTCATCTTCCTGGCTACACTGTCGAGAAGGCGCGGGCGATGACAGACGCCGAGATCGAAGCCTTGCTGGACAGCACCAACGGCCTTATCACCCTGGAAAATATGGAGCACGCGGACGATGTCATGCTAGAGCGCATCGGTGTCTGTCCCCGCGACCGGGTGACCGTGGGCGGTGTAGTCGATACCCGCAACCCCAAGAAGCCCCTCAGCACCAATGTTCAGATCACCGGGCGGACTTTTGAAGGGCGGACCTCCACCCATACCTTCACGCTTGGGGATGAGACTTCGATGGCCGCCAATGTCTGCGGTCCAGCTTTTGGTTATCTCAAGACCGGCATTTCCCTCCATAGCCGTGGAATTTTTGGACTGCTCACCAGTGCTGAAGTCATGCCAGGTTTTGTACACTAA
- a CDS encoding amidase produces MFLAGSLTLSPQVRHTPAQPTAAPPASFTTVSTFQIQEATLADLQAQMASGHLTSRALVQQYLDRIERYDKQGPKINAILELNPEALAIADQLDQERRAGQLRGPLHGIPILLKGNIATHDQMTTTAGSAALAGSVPKQDAFLVTRLRAAGAVILGKANLTEFANFMAYDMPSGYSALGGQTLNPYRPMLNKKGQPILSPCGSSAGSGAATAANLTAVAIGTETSGSILCPADANSLVGIKTTVGLVSRSGIIPIAASQDVAGPMTRTVADAAALLNVLAGYDPTDPVTAQSKDKIPADYRLFLKPDGLQGVRIGIPRGFYKLDREQKVLFDRAIATLKRQGATIIDPAVLTTAKKLLASDLTVLTYEFKRDLNTYLATLGPTAPVRTLAEVIRFNRTHPEQALKYGQQLLIDADKRRLQKGTEISEARYHRARASELRLAKTEGVDATMDRYQLDALLFPMDYGSFIGAIAGYPTVIVPAGYTSKGTPMGLSFLGKAFQEPRLIQYAYAYEQASQLRRPPAATP; encoded by the coding sequence ATGTTTTTAGCAGGCAGTCTGACCCTGAGTCCTCAGGTACGCCACACTCCGGCACAACCAACTGCGGCTCCCCCTGCTTCCTTTACCACCGTGAGTACATTCCAGATCCAGGAGGCGACCCTTGCCGACCTCCAAGCGCAGATGGCATCCGGGCACCTGACTTCTCGGGCTCTAGTCCAGCAGTATCTCGACCGTATCGAACGCTATGACAAGCAGGGACCTAAAATCAATGCCATCCTGGAACTCAACCCCGAGGCTCTGGCGATAGCGGACCAGTTGGATCAAGAGCGCCGTGCCGGTCAGCTCCGGGGTCCGCTCCATGGCATTCCCATCTTACTCAAGGGCAACATCGCCACCCACGACCAGATGACCACCACCGCCGGTTCTGCTGCCTTGGCGGGGTCTGTACCGAAACAAGATGCTTTTTTGGTCACACGCTTGCGGGCGGCGGGGGCTGTCATTCTAGGCAAGGCCAACCTGACCGAGTTTGCTAACTTCATGGCCTACGATATGCCTTCGGGATATAGCGCTCTGGGCGGTCAGACGCTCAACCCTTACCGCCCCATGCTCAATAAAAAGGGCCAACCCATCCTCTCGCCCTGCGGCTCTAGTGCCGGTTCTGGGGCGGCGACCGCAGCTAATCTGACCGCCGTAGCAATTGGCACAGAGACCTCCGGCTCGATTCTCTGCCCTGCGGACGCCAATTCTCTAGTCGGGATCAAGACTACGGTCGGTCTGGTCAGCCGCTCTGGGATTATCCCGATTGCAGCAAGTCAGGATGTGGCAGGTCCGATGACGCGCACGGTGGCGGATGCCGCAGCCCTGCTCAATGTGCTCGCTGGCTATGACCCCACAGACCCGGTCACAGCCCAGAGTAAGGACAAAATTCCGGCAGACTATCGACTGTTCCTCAAACCCGATGGCCTCCAGGGTGTCCGCATTGGGATTCCACGGGGCTTTTATAAGCTAGACCGCGAACAAAAAGTGCTCTTCGACCGGGCAATCGCCACGCTCAAACGTCAGGGAGCCACGATCATAGACCCCGCCGTGCTGACCACAGCGAAAAAACTCCTGGCTTCAGACCTCACGGTGCTCACTTACGAATTTAAACGGGACCTCAACACCTATCTGGCAACCCTGGGACCTACGGCTCCCGTGCGCACCCTGGCTGAGGTGATCCGCTTCAACCGCACGCACCCCGAACAAGCCCTCAAGTACGGTCAGCAACTGCTCATCGACGCCGATAAACGCAGGCTTCAGAAGGGAACTGAGATTTCAGAAGCACGCTATCATCGGGCACGAGCCAGCGAGCTACGACTGGCAAAAACCGAAGGCGTGGACGCCACTATGGACCGCTACCAGCTCGATGCACTGCTCTTTCCGATGGACTATGGCTCTTTTATCGGGGCCATTGCAGGATATCCTACGGTCATTGTCCCCGCTGGTTATACCTCTAAGGGTACGCCTATGGGTCTCTCCTTTTTGGGTAAAGCCTTCCAGGAGCCGCGTCTCATCCAATATGCCTACGCCTATGAGCAGGCTTCCCAACTGCGCCGCCCGCCCGCCGCGACCCCGTAG
- the der gene encoding ribosome biogenesis GTPase Der, which translates to MSQPVVAIIGRPNVGKSTLLNRLCGGRTAIVHDEPGVTRDRLYREAEWTGHRFWVVDTGGLDFDDDAAYLPLIREQVEEAIHESRVVIFVVDGRDGVTAADLEIVEWLRGQAITVLLAVNKLEEPSTALALAAEFWSLGLGEPYAISAMHGSGTGDLLDAVVGYLPATDMDIEPEEFPSIALVGRPNVGKSSLLNRLVGKKRAIVSPEAGTTRDAIDTLVTYEGKTYKFVDTAGIRRRARVDYGVEAFGVVRSLQAMRRADVVLLLLDASEGLSEQEMRLAGKIQEEGRACILIVNKWDLVDKNTYTMVEYTDRLHESLYYLEWAPILYISALSGQRVSKIYPLIEEAIVQHRRRVTTAVLNEVLQEAALRHSPPASRQGRQGRIYYGTQVSTRPPTFCLFVNDPDLFKQNYRKYLEDRIRTALGFKGTPIRLLWRGKTEREAERASRRTERVRV; encoded by the coding sequence ATGTCTCAACCTGTAGTCGCCATCATCGGTCGCCCCAACGTGGGCAAATCCACGCTCCTCAACCGGCTGTGCGGGGGGCGAACCGCTATTGTCCATGATGAACCGGGCGTGACCCGCGACCGACTCTATCGCGAGGCAGAGTGGACTGGGCACCGCTTTTGGGTCGTGGATACGGGGGGGCTGGACTTCGACGACGATGCTGCCTATTTGCCCTTGATCCGCGAACAGGTCGAGGAAGCCATCCATGAATCTCGCGTCGTCATTTTTGTTGTGGATGGGCGCGATGGCGTGACCGCAGCCGATCTGGAGATTGTCGAATGGCTGCGCGGGCAGGCTATAACCGTCCTCCTTGCAGTCAACAAGCTGGAGGAGCCCTCCACTGCCTTGGCGCTTGCCGCTGAATTCTGGTCTCTAGGTTTGGGGGAACCCTATGCTATCTCGGCCATGCATGGCTCTGGGACTGGGGACCTTCTCGATGCAGTAGTTGGCTACTTGCCTGCTACGGATATGGACATCGAACCCGAGGAATTCCCCTCAATAGCGCTGGTGGGCCGCCCCAACGTGGGCAAGTCGAGCCTACTCAACCGTCTGGTAGGCAAAAAACGCGCCATTGTTTCGCCAGAAGCAGGGACCACCCGCGATGCCATCGATACGCTGGTCACCTATGAGGGCAAGACCTATAAATTCGTGGACACTGCCGGGATACGCCGTCGCGCCCGAGTGGACTACGGGGTAGAAGCCTTTGGGGTGGTCCGCTCCCTCCAGGCAATGCGCCGCGCCGATGTAGTCCTGTTGTTGCTCGATGCCAGCGAGGGCCTGAGCGAACAAGAGATGCGTCTAGCGGGCAAAATCCAGGAAGAGGGCCGTGCCTGCATCCTGATTGTCAATAAGTGGGACTTAGTCGATAAAAACACTTACACCATGGTTGAGTATACCGACCGCCTCCACGAGTCGCTCTACTACCTGGAATGGGCACCCATCCTCTATATCAGCGCCCTCTCCGGCCAACGGGTCAGCAAAATCTACCCGCTCATCGAAGAGGCTATTGTCCAACACCGCCGCCGCGTCACGACAGCCGTCCTCAACGAAGTTCTCCAGGAAGCCGCCCTCCGCCACTCCCCGCCCGCTAGCCGTCAGGGCCGCCAGGGTCGCATCTACTATGGCACTCAGGTAAGCACCCGCCCGCCGACTTTTTGCCTGTTCGTCAACGACCCCGACCTGTTCAAACAGAACTACCGCAAGTATTTAGAAGACCGGATCCGCACCGCCCTAGGGTTTAAGGGCACCCCTATTCGTCTATTGTGGCGCGGTAAGACCGAACGCGAGGCCGAGCGAGCGAGCCGCCGCACAGAGCGAGTCCGGGTTTAA
- a CDS encoding glycosyltransferase family 4 protein codes for MAISKLEIGLVSGWGVRIERRRNCCALISVHGDPAAEIGHEGAGGQNVYVRETGLALAKRGYQVDMFTRREHPDQPEIEHHALGCRTIRLTAGPACFIPRMELFAYLPEFVQQWRAFQARQRYNYQILHTHYWDSAWVGMQLQQQTGLPHVHTYHSLGAVKYQKTDVWCAQASTRLEVERQVLEQASCVVATSPQEEADLRHLVSQQGQIQVIPCGTNTKLFAPMERRVARERLGLAPTSRVVLYVGRFDPRKGIETLVRACAILPDRENFQLILVGGSLAGAVDDQEYHRIQRLVHELGLDSVTTFTGSQPQSKLVHYYAAADVCVVPSYYEPFGLVTVEAMACGTPVIASDVGGLKFTVQSGITGQRVPPRDPAALAQALWSVFAQPQQWRDFGRSARQRVAKHFSWPGVARQLDQLYQSLQPSVWGA; via the coding sequence ATGGCTATTTCTAAGTTAGAGATAGGTCTGGTCTCTGGTTGGGGTGTGAGGATTGAGCGTCGTCGTAATTGCTGTGCTTTGATCTCCGTCCATGGCGACCCAGCGGCAGAGATCGGACATGAAGGGGCCGGAGGCCAAAATGTCTACGTTCGTGAAACAGGTCTGGCTCTAGCGAAGCGGGGTTATCAAGTAGATATGTTCACCCGCCGGGAACATCCCGACCAGCCTGAAATAGAGCATCATGCTTTGGGATGTCGTACCATTCGGCTCACTGCCGGTCCAGCCTGCTTCATCCCACGCATGGAACTCTTTGCGTATTTGCCTGAGTTTGTGCAGCAATGGCGAGCGTTCCAGGCACGGCAGCGGTACAACTATCAGATCCTCCATACTCACTATTGGGATTCTGCCTGGGTGGGGATGCAGTTGCAGCAGCAGACCGGGCTTCCTCATGTGCACACCTACCACTCGCTCGGCGCAGTGAAGTACCAAAAGACTGATGTCTGGTGCGCTCAGGCTTCGACCCGTCTGGAAGTGGAACGGCAGGTTTTGGAGCAGGCAAGCTGTGTTGTCGCCACGAGTCCTCAGGAAGAAGCGGACCTCCGCCATCTGGTATCCCAGCAGGGGCAGATCCAGGTTATTCCCTGCGGCACGAATACCAAGCTCTTCGCCCCGATGGAGCGCAGGGTGGCTCGGGAGCGATTGGGGCTTGCTCCTACGAGCCGGGTGGTCCTCTATGTCGGGCGCTTCGACCCGCGCAAGGGTATCGAAACCCTAGTCCGCGCTTGTGCAATCCTGCCTGACCGGGAAAATTTCCAGCTCATTCTAGTCGGCGGGAGCCTTGCCGGAGCAGTGGACGACCAGGAATATCACCGGATCCAGAGGCTGGTACACGAACTCGGTCTGGATTCGGTGACCACTTTTACGGGCAGCCAGCCCCAGTCCAAACTGGTGCACTACTATGCGGCGGCGGACGTGTGTGTGGTCCCCAGTTACTATGAGCCCTTCGGTCTGGTCACTGTAGAAGCCATGGCCTGCGGCACTCCTGTCATTGCCAGTGATGTGGGGGGGTTGAAATTCACCGTCCAGTCGGGTATCACGGGGCAACGAGTCCCGCCTCGCGACCCGGCTGCGCTCGCTCAGGCGCTCTGGTCTGTCTTCGCCCAACCCCAGCAGTGGCGTGATTTTGGACGGTCAGCGCGTCAGCGGGTAGCAAAACACTTCAGTTGGCCTGGGGTGGCTCGCCAGTTGGACCAACTCTACCAGTCCCTCCAGCCCTCCGTCTGGGGCGCATGA
- a CDS encoding sucrose-phosphate phosphatase produces the protein MMELLLATDLDHTLVGDDGATGRLNQWLMERRGRVGLVYCTGRSLHSARQLQQERALLEPDYWVTAVGTEIYHRGLPDPDWRALLAAGWQRETLVALTEHFQDLIPQPEVEQGPFKVSFFLERSMSATVLPRLRQAIAALGIPAQLVYSTGQDLDILPQAGDKGQAITYLRARLNLAPERTLVCGDSENDLSLYQGTERGVLVSNAQTPLVAWYRQHGQPWHYLACTPYAGGILEALAHFGLE, from the coding sequence ATGATGGAACTCCTCCTGGCAACGGACCTCGACCACACGCTTGTCGGAGACGATGGGGCCACCGGGCGGTTAAACCAGTGGCTTATGGAACGCCGGGGGCGTGTGGGCTTGGTTTATTGCACGGGGCGCTCCCTCCATTCCGCTCGCCAACTCCAGCAGGAGCGTGCCCTGCTGGAGCCGGACTACTGGGTAACCGCTGTAGGCACGGAGATCTACCATCGGGGGCTCCCAGACCCGGACTGGAGAGCGCTCCTTGCCGCAGGCTGGCAGCGAGAGACCTTGGTCGCTCTGACCGAGCACTTCCAAGACCTCATCCCCCAACCGGAGGTCGAGCAAGGCCCCTTCAAGGTCAGTTTTTTCCTGGAGCGCTCTATGAGTGCCACGGTCCTGCCGCGACTCCGTCAGGCTATCGCTGCTCTGGGTATCCCGGCTCAACTGGTCTACAGCACCGGACAAGACTTGGATATCCTGCCCCAAGCAGGAGACAAGGGGCAGGCTATCACCTACCTCAGAGCTAGGCTCAATTTGGCTCCCGAGAGGACGCTGGTCTGTGGCGATTCGGAGAATGACCTCAGCCTCTACCAGGGAACTGAGCGCGGGGTTCTGGTCAGCAATGCCCAAACCCCTTTGGTAGCATGGTACCGGCAGCACGGTCAGCCTTGGCACTACCTGGCTTGTACACCCTACGCTGGAGGGATTTTGGAAGCATTGGCGCATTTTGGGCTGGAATAA